In Pyrus communis chromosome 8, drPyrComm1.1, whole genome shotgun sequence, one genomic interval encodes:
- the LOC137742955 gene encoding uncharacterized protein: protein MEVAIPDHRRPVYLEEQINDIFIRRALVETGSSVNILPLVVLIAAGVPTSKVVGSQISINGFGNSSKKTIRSIEIDLKIGPIRSFTKFYVMDINVTYHALLGKPWINKHRLEVSTYHQCVKGRIGLRPIHIPGN from the coding sequence ATGGAAGTGGCTATCCCTGACCATCGAAGGCCAGTGTACTTGGAAGAGCAGATTAATGACATCTTCATCAGGCGAGCTTTGGTTGAAACTGGGTCATCCGTCAACATTTTGCCATTGGTAGTGCTCATTGCAGCAGGCGTCCCAACGTCAAAAGTGGTAGGGTCTCAAATCTCTATTAATGGGTTTGGGAACAGTAGTAAGAAAACTATTAGATCCATTGAGATCGACTTGAAGATTGGCCCTATCAGATCGTTTACTAAGTTTTATGTGATGGACATCAACGTGACTTACCACGCTCTGCTCGGAAAGCCATGGATAAACAAGCACAGACTCGAGGTCTCCACCTACCACCAGTGCGTTAAGGGAAGGATTGGTCTGAGGCCTATTCACATCCCAGGAAACTAG